Within Solirubrobacterales bacterium, the genomic segment GATCTCTCAACTCATCGAGGTGGTCGACCATCGAAAGCTCTGCGTCGACCGCGATTGGTTTGCCCGCCTTGCGCATCGGTTCTACGCCGGAATCTTCACTCGAGTCGGCTCTTCGACCGTTTCGACTTCCGTCGCCACGACGGTCACAGGCTCGGGAAGTGCGATGTCGTCGGCTTCCCTTTCCTTCTCGTCGTTGTCTCCGCCGATCGAGCTCTTGAATTCGCGGATGCCCTTGCCGATCGACGCGCCCATCTCGGGGAGTCGCTTGGGTCCAAAAAAGATCAGTGCGATCGCCAGGACGACGATCAGTTCCATGGGTCCGATGTTCGGCATTGCTGCCTCCTTAGGTTGAGTTTCGGACGGTTCTTGTATCGGGGTTTCGGCGCCCGGCGCGATCTGGATCAGTCGAAAGGAAAAGAGGCCGTCAGGTGATCCGGGCCACCCCGACCGCCGTAACCCCGCCATCGGAAGCTCACCTCCTTTCGGCTCACGGGCCTTGGATTCTGTTGAAGAAGTCCCCGCAAATCCACTCAATGGAGGCATTTCATGTCCGCAGTAACAACCCCAGATCTAAGTCCGGTCTACCGGGCAATTGACTCGGAATTCGAAGACGAATCGGCGCACACGCGCCGTAAGTTTGTGGCCGGCGCCGCGGCGATGATCGGCAGCGCAGGACTGCTCTCGATCCCCACCGAGGCGTTCGCCAAGAACGACGCGAAGACGATTCTGAACATCGCTGCCACGGCTGAAGTTCTGGCAACGATCGTCAACACGGTCGGTGCAGAAACAGTCCCGCTTGACGACGTGACCAAGCTGAACGTGCAGAACGCCGCGTTCCAGGAACTAGACCACTACAAGGTCCTCCGCTCGATCGGCGCAAAGCCGGCGACGAAGAAGATCTGGGTCCCTGACGCAGTGTTCGCCAGCAAGGACGGTCTTCTGAACACACTGGTTGCCGGAGACAGCATCTTTGTCACGGCGTACCTGATCGGCGTCACGGCATTCGCCCGCGCCAAGAAGTCAACTGAGGCTCGCTACGCAGCCGAGATCATGGGCGTCGAGTCCGTACATCGCGCGCTTGCACTCCAGTCGCTCGGCAAGCCGGGCAACGACCTTGCGTTCGCCGAGTACTCATTCACGAAGATCGAGACCGCAGTGAAGAAGCTGCAGGGCGCGGGCTTCGGCTTTGGCGAGATGAGCAAGGCCCCCGGCAAGTTCTACGACTTCAACGAAGTCAGCAAGCGCACGCCGAACACCGGACAGGTCAAGTCACTCAAGCCTCGCTGATCCAGTTGCGAGTAGACAAAAGCGGGCCGTGCTGAGAAGCGCGGCCCGCTCTGTCGTTTAAGTCATGGACTCAGACGCGGAGAAGTTCGTGCGGAAGCGGCGATCCGTCGCGGTCGCCAGCGGCGAATTGCGGACGCTCATCCGAAGCGGCCTGGCCGGGAGTG encodes:
- a CDS encoding twin-arginine translocase TatA/TatE family subunit — translated: MPNIGPMELIVVLAIALIFFGPKRLPEMGASIGKGIREFKSSIGGDNDEKEREADDIALPEPVTVVATEVETVEEPTRVKIPA
- a CDS encoding ferritin-like domain-containing protein; the protein is MSAVTTPDLSPVYRAIDSEFEDESAHTRRKFVAGAAAMIGSAGLLSIPTEAFAKNDAKTILNIAATAEVLATIVNTVGAETVPLDDVTKLNVQNAAFQELDHYKVLRSIGAKPATKKIWVPDAVFASKDGLLNTLVAGDSIFVTAYLIGVTAFARAKKSTEARYAAEIMGVESVHRALALQSLGKPGNDLAFAEYSFTKIETAVKKLQGAGFGFGEMSKAPGKFYDFNEVSKRTPNTGQVKSLKPR